In Meleagris gallopavo isolate NT-WF06-2002-E0010 breed Aviagen turkey brand Nicholas breeding stock chromosome 5, Turkey_5.1, whole genome shotgun sequence, a single window of DNA contains:
- the ZNF106 gene encoding zinc finger protein 106 isoform X3, with protein sequence MVRERKCVLCHIVYSSKKEMEEHMRSMLHHRELENLKGRDSNHECQVCRVTLVGLSAYAKHISSQLHKDNVDAHDKAEEKEETEEEYLDKELIQLIKQRKERNRQVEPCCTNQETECDDRRSQRRREERATYKEREAYDQSSWHHHNALQRDWKWERDDYINSRQGKFSHSQRNLNISRHPGGPRGRSGWHQNVSGSSSSWHKYGNSGIVWHPNGRGGGTSNWHHSARGRNSTWHTEGTGNFSSWNCKSYGGNWKSSSHGANSWNFGSSGDTYLLEPAKYNKERYMWQWQEKDMSVLPYRDRNNRSDSFDFTSDKLPSEGALDFGTSKQPESKASRNSGKSGSPSRDKIHRWTPYPSQKSTEQQSWFEDVSKATEKMDSLFLPLTESSGKGKTCEATASLPKLKKSEASPHSNVTVDYPDSRDEKPDKDDGRSSRMPSLKSPLLNIMDMKLSSQKQDTKSLLKNVKSLLSSPNSKEQNRLKALNLEANNLPSYSSKLPGASADNLEGNNKDTLSSNVGEPVVNLGEAEQKGKDIQSNHSLQNPPLNSCKSTSDQNMEGTGKASPKNRFRLHSLEDVSDDELTGREKVEIRIDKLSPSVSSCLPCGIPEGKLAASEKDVDEKPSASSIASADLKDAAFQMESTVSSSNSQDHLHVGLKTPSQEKEVNEEHVKSDGRFEVEGFENHSDHELQKGGSQSLGLLPDLSKLGLPASLQRDLTRHISLKSKVGIHLPEPNLNNARRIRNISGHRRSETEKESGLKPTLRQILSASRRNVNWDQVIQQVSKKKQELGKGLPRFGIEMVPLIQNDQESLELGEESDLSTLEGFQWEGISLAVPGSARKRSFSESSVIADRHPSAYSFFSEQPKAKECEERQIVAARHLRDITSGCEASVDIEADLKQETSSLSLSPFISERTETTGRKQSLQATTSELTGLTKAEQDSLDKRTPLLEKQNVLEISEENPLASSDVLLAVSSNIDAATDSSYTSGTEQNDSQGIGKKRRATGEGSSPEIPSLERKNKRRKIKGKKERSQVDQLLAISLREEELSKSLHSVDNSLLQARAALQAAYVEVQRFLVLKQQITMEMSALRSQRIQILQGLQETYEPSELSEQLPSSVSSERRNSESQVSADLLPAGSFLPLLDTLSVPPLGTAVHVNTSTPFHSGIAFTTPPDSSVQIKREPVSLEASEENVNTVLQSSLCSSRTEVVAQKDEEIIQKTSVYPVISATISLSELTACFQHTSQEVHKPAVDRGKAGLLENPSPSLSTFSKREANGTVTESFLLDQCSTLLPNRSVLLEMPMDKTPRSSAEPSEQQAANSLVPAEKGNRRRRKLRKKKTLRAAHVPENSDTEQDIIDCKPTRKVKSGKVPKGEKITTSTPQKQGDGVAIQAARNKDENDSDASLELVEVAMPQCEVVDVGSSESGDEKPDSPSKRELCSTVDQAVLEASCSGYDEVSSTSEIGTSYRDDTKGSVAETQASISSLRGSKNSSEVSSEPGEDEEPTEGSFEGHLAAVNAIQIFGNLLYTCSADKTVCAYNLVSRKCVAVFEGHTSKVNCLLVTQTNGKNAALYTGSSDHTINCYNIKTKECMEQFKLEDRVLCLHSRWRILYAGLANGSVVTFSIKVVNDLVFSGSSDQSVHAHNIHTGELVRIYKGHNHAVTVVNILGKVMVTACLDKFVRVYELQSHDRLQVYGGHSDMIMCMTIHKSMIYTGCYDGSVRAVRLNLMQNYRCWWHGCSLIFGVVDHLKQHLLTDHTNPNFQTLKCRWKNCDAFFTSRKGSKQDAVGHIERHAEDDSRVDS encoded by the exons ATGGTGCGAGAACGAAAATGCGTATTGTGTCACATTGTATACAGCTCAAAGAAG GAGATGGAAGAACACATGAGGAGCATGCTTCACCACAGAGAACTTGAAAACCTGAAAGGAAG GGACAGCAACCACGAGTGCCAGGTGTGCAGGGTGACGCTGGTGGGCTTGTCAGCGTATGCCAAGCACATCTCCAGCCAGCTACACAAAGACAATGTTGATGCCCATGATAAAGcggaagagaaagaggagacagAAGAAGAATACCTTGACAAAGAACTCATTCAACTAATTAAGCAAAGGAAGGAACGGAACCG GCAAGTTGAACCATGCTGTACAAACCAAGAAACAGAATGCGATGATAGGAGATCACAGAGGAGGCGAGAAGAGAGAGCTACatacaaagaaagagaagcttATGATCAGTCATCATGGCATCATCATAATGCATTACAAAGGGACTGGAAATGGGAAAGGGATGATTATATTAATTCTAGACAAGGCAAATTTTCACACTCCCAGAGGAACCTTAATATaagtaggcatccaggtggCCCAAGGGGACGCTCTGGGTGGCACCAAAATGTTTCAGGAAGCTCTTCAAGTTGGCATAAGTATGGGAATTCTGGAATTGTTTGGCATCCAAATGGACGAGGAGGAGGAACATCAAATTGgcatcacagtgccagagggAGGAATTCTACTTGGCACACAGAAGGAACAGGTAACTTTTCTAGCTGGAATTGCAAGAGTTATGGAGGAAACTGGAAGTCTAGTTCTCATGGTGCAAATAGCTGGAATTTTGGAAGTTCTGGAGATACATACTTATTAGAGCCAGCTAAATATAATAAGGAAAGATATATGTGGCAGTGGCAAGAGAAAGACATGTCTGTTCTTCCATACAGAGATCGAAATAATAGGAGTGATTCATTTGATTTTACTAGTGATAAACTTCCTTCTGAGGGGGCATTGGATTTTGGTACTTCAAAGCAACCAGAAAGTAAAGCTTCAAGAAACAGTGGGAAAAGTGGGAGCCCTTCAAGAGATAAAATACATCGCTGGACTCCCTACCCGTCCCAAAAATCTACAGAGCAGCAATCATGGTTTGAAGATGTTTCTAAAGCTACAGAGAAAATGGATTCTTTATTTTTGCCTCTTACTGAATcatcaggaaaaggaaaaacttgtGAAGCCACTGCTAGCCtcccaaaattaaaaaaatcagaagcatCTCCCCATTCTAATGTAACCGTAGATTACCCTGATTCCAGAGATGAAAAGCCTGACAAAGATGATGGCAGAAGTAGTAGGATGCCATCGCTGAAATCCCCTCTTCTAAATATCATGGACATGAAGTTGTCTTCCCAAAAGCAAGACACAAAAAGTCTGTTAAAAAATGTCAAGTCTCTGTTGTCCTCACCTAATAGCAAAGAACAGAACCGTTTGAAAGCATTGAATCTCGAAGCTAACAATTTACCTTCTTATTCATCAAAGCTGCCTGGTGCATCTGCTGATAACTTAGAAGGAAACAACAAAGACACACTTAGCAGTAATGTTGGGGAGCCTGTTGTTAACTTAGgtgaagcagaacaaaaaggCAAAGATATTCAGTCCAACCATTCCTTACAAAATCCTCCCTTAAACTCTTGCAAGAGTACAAGTGATCAGAATATGGAAGGAACTGGGAAAGCATCACCAAAGAACAGGTTCAGACTACATTCATTGGAAGATGTGAGTGATGATGAGTtaacaggaagagagaaagtaGAAATAAGAATTGACAAACTGAGTccttctgttagttcttgtttACCCTGTGGCATTCCAGAAGGTAAACTTGCTGCCTCTGAAAAGGATGTTGATGAAAAGCCATCTGCTTCAAGCATTGCATCTGCTGATCTGAAAGATGCTGCATTTCAGATGGAATCCACAGTTTCTTCATCAAACAGTCAGGATCACTTGCACGTGGGTTTGAAAACCCCCtcacaggaaaaagaagtgaatgAAGAGCATGTCAAGTCAGATGGTCGCTTTGAAGTGGAAGGTTTTGAAAATCATTCAGATCATGAGCTGCAGAAAGGAGGAAGTCAATCACTAGGCCTCCTTCCTGATTTAAGTAAACTTGGCCTCCCTGCCTCTCTGCAAAGAGATCTGACACGACATATTAGTTTGAAGAGCAAAGTGGGAATACACCTTCCAGAGCCCAATCTCAATAACGCACGGCGCATTCGGAACATAAGTGGCCATCGGAGAAGTGAGACTGAGAAAGAATCGGGCCTTAAACCAACCCTCAGGCAGATTCTTAGTGCTTCCCGGCGAAATGTAAACTGGGATCAAGTCATCCAGCAGGTAtcaaagaagaaacaggaaCTTGGCAAAGGTTTACCAAG gTTTGGTATAGAAATGGTGCCTCTCATTCAAAATGATCAAGAGAGTCTAGAACTTGGTGAAGAATCTGATCTGTCTACCCTGGAAGGATTCCAGTGGGAAGGGATTTCCTTAGCAGTACCTGGGTCAGCCAGAAAACGTAgcttttctgaaagcagtgtcATTGCAGACAGGCACCCTTCTGCTTACAGCTTTTTTAGTGAGCAACCCAAAGCAAAAGAATGTGAGGAAAGGCAAATAGTTGCAGCCAGACACCTACGTGATATAACATCTGGATGCGAGGCAAGTGTTGACATTGAAGCTGACTTGAAACAGGAGacctcttctctttctttgtcaCCATTTATATCTGAAAGAACTGAGACCACTGGAAGGAAACAAAGCCTACAGGCTACTACTTCTGAGCTCACTGGcctcacaaaagcagagcaagACAGTCTAGATAAGAGAACACCTcttcttgaaaaacagaatgtgttagaaatctcagaagaaaatcCTCTGGCTTCAAGTGATGTACTTCTTGCAGTGTCTAGTAATATAGATGCAGCAACAGACAGTAGCTACACTTCTGGTACTGAGCAAAATGACAGCCAAGGAATTGGAAAGAAACGAAGAGCGACAGGA GAAGGATCCTCTCCTGAAATCCCCagtctggaaagaaagaataaaagaagaaaaatcaaaggtaaAAAAG AACGTTCTCAAGTAGACCAATTGTTGGCTATTTCACTGAGGGAAGAAGAATTGAGCAAGTCCCTGCATAGTGTGGACAATAGTCTCTTGCAGGCTAGAGCTGCCCTGCAGGCTGCCTATGTTGAGGTTCAACGGTTCCTTGTGTTAAAGCAACAG ATAACCATGGAAATGAGTGCACTGAGAAGCCAGAGGATCCAGATCTTGCAAGGCCTACAAG AGACATATGAACCTTCTGAACTGTCAGAGCAACTCCCCAGTAGTGTCTCAAGTGAGAGAAGAAACAGCGAATCTCAGGTGTCAGCTGATTTGCTTCCTGCAGGCTCTTTCTTGCCCCTTTTGGACACTTTATCTGTACCTCCACTGGGAACTGCTGTTCATGTAAACACATCAACACCATTCCATTCTGGCATCGCATTCACCACTCCTCCAGACTCCTCGGTACAAATTAAACGAGAACCTGTGTCTTTGGAAGcctcagaagaaaatgtgaatacTGTACTCCAGAGCTCTCTATGCTCTTCACGAACAGAAGTGGTAGCACAGAAAGATG aagaaatcaTCCAAAAAACATCAGTGTATCCGGTTATCTCTGCAACCATATCCCTATCAGAGCTGACAGCTTGTTTCCAGCACACTAGTCAAGAAGTTCACAAGCCTGCTGTGGATAGGGGAAAGGCTGGACTTTTGGAGAATCCTTCTCCTTCGCTGTCTACTTTCagcaaaagagaagcaaatggTACAGTGACTGAAAGCTTTTTACTGGATCAGTGTAGCACCTTGCTTCCAAATCGTTCAGTCCTTCTAGAAATGCCAATGGATAAAACTCCCAGATCGTCAGCAGAACCATCGGAACAACAGGCAGCAAACAGTCTAGTCCcagcagaaaagggaaacagaaggagaagaaagttaaggaaaaagaaaacgcTGAGGGCAGCTCATGTACCAGAAAACAGTGACACAGAACAGGATATAATTGACTGTAAGCCTACCCGGAAGGTCAAGAGTGGAAAAGTtcctaaaggagaaaaaattacAACATCAACTCCTCAAAAACAAGGAGATGGTGTTGCTATTCAAGCAGCTAGAAATAAGGATGAGAATGATAGTGATGCTTCTTTGGAACTAGTGGAAGTTGCAATGCCCCAGTGTGAAGTGGTTGATGTTGGTTCATCAGAGTCAGGAGATGAGAAACCAGACAGCCCATCAAAGAGAGAGTTGTGCAGCACTGTGGACCAAGCAGTCTTAGAGGCATCTTGCTCAGGTTATGATGAAGTGAGCTCTACCAGTGAGATTGGCACAAGTTATAGGGATGATACGAAAGGAAG TGTGGCTGAGACACAGGCTTCTATATCATCACTAAGAGGATCAAAGAACTCATCAG AAGTATCTTCAGAGCCAGGTGAGGATGAAGAGCCTACAGAGGGGAGCTTTGAAGGACACCTGGCTGCAGTGAATGCTATTCAGATTTTTGGAAATTTGTTGTACACCTGCTCAGCAGACAAAACTGTTTGTGCCTACAATCTGGTT AGCAGGAAGTGTGTGGCCGTCTTTGAAGGACATACTTCAAAAGTGAACTGCCTCCTGGTCACTCAGACAAATGGGAAGAATGCCGCGCTTTACACTGGCTCAAGTGATCACACAATCAACTGTTACAATATCAAG ACCAAAGAATGCATGGAACAGTTTAAACTGGAAGATCGGGTGCTCTGTTTACACAGCAGATGGCGGATCCTTTATGCAGGCCTTGCAAATGGCAGTGTTGTTACATTCAGTATAAAG gtTGTGAATGATCTGGTGTTCAGTGGTTCTAGTGACCAGTCTGTCCATGCCCACAACATTCAT ACTGGAGAACTGGTACGGATCTATAAAGGTCATAACCACGCAGTAACGGTTGTGAACATTCTGGGGAAAGTGATGGTAACAGCATGCCTCGATAAATTTGTTCGTGTTTATGAACTACAG tCACATGACCGCTTGCAAGTTTATGGAGGCCATTCAGATATGATCATGTGTATGACCATCCATAAGAGCATG ATCTACACTGGATGTTATGATGGCAGCGTCAGAGCTGTGAGGCTTAATCTGATGCAGAACTATCGTTGCTGG tgGCATGGATGTTCCCTGATCTTTGGAGTTGTTGACCACCTGAAACAACACTTGCTAACTGACCACACCAACCCAAATTTTCAGACCTTAAAATGTCGTTGGAAGAACTGTGATGCTTTTTTTACTTCCAGGAAAGGTTCCAAGCAG gATGCTGTGGGACACATTGAAAGACATGCTGAGGATGACAGCAGGGTTGACTCATGA